The following are encoded together in the Cyanobacterium aponinum PCC 10605 genome:
- a CDS encoding response regulator transcription factor, whose product MLKILLVEDDELFRLGLSVRLQQETDLHIVAEAEDGETAVNLTNRHPLDLVLLDIGLPRMSGLEACYKIKSNHPKLAILALTSHSEPSLINRLIEVGIQGYCLKGIPAETLILAIRSVVAGASWWDSKATQEIQSAFTSPSNSILDALTEREREILTLMAQGKSNQEIAKMLYITSGTVRVHTHSMIQKLGVCDRTQAILLFQNLND is encoded by the coding sequence ATGTTAAAAATTCTCCTAGTAGAAGATGATGAGTTATTCCGTTTAGGACTTTCAGTTAGATTACAACAAGAAACTGATTTACACATTGTGGCGGAGGCAGAAGACGGAGAAACAGCCGTTAATCTCACAAATCGTCATCCCTTAGATTTAGTTCTACTTGATATAGGATTACCTCGTATGAGTGGTTTAGAAGCCTGTTACAAAATTAAGTCAAATCATCCCAAATTAGCTATTCTTGCCCTTACATCTCACTCAGAACCTTCTTTAATTAATCGTTTGATCGAGGTTGGTATTCAAGGTTATTGTCTTAAGGGTATTCCTGCTGAAACTTTAATTTTAGCTATTCGTTCTGTGGTTGCTGGTGCTTCATGGTGGGACTCTAAGGCAACTCAAGAAATTCAATCAGCTTTTACTTCTCCTTCTAATTCTATTTTAGATGCTCTGACTGAACGTGAACGAGAGATTTTAACATTGATGGCACAAGGAAAATCAAATCAAGAAATTGCTAAAATGCTCTATATTACTTCTGGTACGGTTAGGGTACATACTCATTCTATGATTCAAAAATTAGGAGTATGCGATCGCACTCAGGCTATTCTATTATTTCAGAATCTTAATGATTAG
- a CDS encoding universal stress protein, which yields MLRKQGKHKIFIGMAPGVGKTYKMLQDANILKKQGIDVVIGLLETHNRQETLLQADGLEIIPRKFISQDNLTLTEMDTEAIINRHPQLVLIDELAHTNIPNSRYQKRYQDVEEILKAGIDVYSTVNIQHLESLNDLIAKITGVVVRERIPDRILDEADQVVVIDVTPETLEERLLAGKIYASNKIEQSLQNFFQRKNLIALRELALREVADTVEEEGEESIPFAQSYLIQERVLVCVSTYPNSLRLLRRGARLANYMNAPLFVLFVKNPDHFLSKTEALHIETCQQLCRDFEGTFLRVEDYNVASVIALIAEQEKITQIVIGESRQSRWKQLLRGSFTQKLMRLIWKKQIDLHIIATNH from the coding sequence ATGTTAAGAAAACAAGGAAAGCATAAAATATTTATTGGTATGGCACCAGGTGTTGGTAAAACCTATAAAATGCTTCAGGATGCTAACATTCTAAAAAAACAAGGTATTGATGTCGTCATTGGACTATTAGAAACTCATAACCGTCAAGAGACTTTATTACAAGCTGATGGTTTGGAAATTATCCCCCGTAAGTTTATTTCCCAAGATAATCTTACTCTAACGGAAATGGATACAGAAGCGATTATAAATCGTCATCCTCAGTTAGTGTTAATAGATGAATTAGCCCATACTAATATTCCAAACTCTCGTTATCAAAAGCGTTATCAAGATGTAGAGGAAATTCTCAAAGCTGGAATAGATGTCTATTCTACCGTTAATATTCAACATTTAGAAAGTTTAAATGATCTGATTGCTAAAATTACGGGAGTAGTGGTTAGAGAGCGTATTCCAGATCGTATTTTAGATGAAGCGGATCAAGTAGTCGTTATTGATGTGACTCCAGAAACCCTTGAAGAACGTCTATTAGCAGGTAAAATTTACGCTAGTAATAAAATTGAGCAATCTCTACAAAATTTCTTCCAACGTAAAAATTTAATCGCCTTGAGAGAGTTAGCATTGCGAGAGGTGGCTGACACGGTAGAAGAAGAAGGAGAAGAATCAATTCCTTTTGCTCAATCTTATCTCATTCAAGAAAGGGTTTTAGTTTGCGTTTCTACTTATCCCAATTCTTTGCGTTTACTAAGACGTGGTGCGAGATTGGCTAATTATATGAATGCTCCTCTTTTTGTTTTATTTGTCAAAAATCCTGATCATTTTCTCTCTAAAACAGAAGCCTTACACATAGAAACCTGTCAACAACTTTGTCGAGATTTTGAAGGTACTTTCCTGCGTGTAGAAGATTATAATGTGGCAAGTGTAATCGCCTTGATAGCTGAACAAGAAAAAATTACTCAAATTGTCATCGGTGAAAGCCGACAATCACGATGGAAACAGTTATTAAGAGGTTCTTTCACCCAAAAATTGATGAGGTTAATCTGGAAAAAACAAATTGATTTACATATTATTGCGACTAATCATTAA
- the zds gene encoding 9,9'-di-cis-zeta-carotene desaturase → MRVAIVGAGLAGLATAIELVDAGCEVEIFESRPFVGGKVGSWVDNDGNHIEMGLHVFFGCYYNLFALMEKVGAIENLRLKEHTHTFINQGGRVGELDFRFPTGAPFNGLKAFFTTSQLSTVDKIANSLALGTSPIVRGLIDFHGAMRQIRNLDSISFADWFRKHGGNQGSLDKMWNPIAYALGFIDTENISARCMLTIFQFFAAKTEASVLRMLEGSPHEYLHKPIINYLESRGVKIHTRRRVREILYQEGDDTTVTGLLIAKGETEEVIIADTYVCACDVPGIQKLIPDGWRKWSEFDNIYKLTAVPVATVQLRFDGWVTELNDPQKRRQLEKAEGIDNLLYTADADFSCFSDLALSSPADYYREGQGSLLQLVLTPGDPFIKESNENIANHVLKQVHELFPSSRELNMTWYSVVKLAQSLYREAPGMDVYRPSQATPISNFFLAGSYTQQDYIDSMEGATISGLQAARAILKSNQKVAAIS, encoded by the coding sequence ATGCGAGTTGCCATAGTAGGTGCTGGATTAGCAGGATTAGCCACAGCCATTGAATTAGTTGATGCAGGTTGTGAAGTGGAAATATTTGAGTCTCGCCCTTTTGTTGGTGGAAAAGTCGGCAGTTGGGTTGATAATGACGGTAATCATATTGAAATGGGCTTACACGTTTTTTTCGGTTGTTACTATAATCTTTTTGCTTTAATGGAAAAAGTAGGTGCGATCGAAAATTTGCGTTTAAAAGAGCATACTCACACTTTTATTAATCAAGGTGGTAGAGTCGGGGAATTAGATTTTCGTTTTCCCACTGGTGCTCCATTCAATGGTTTAAAAGCCTTTTTTACCACTTCTCAACTCTCAACGGTGGATAAGATTGCCAATTCTCTAGCCCTTGGCACTAGCCCTATTGTTAGAGGTTTGATTGATTTTCATGGGGCAATGCGTCAAATTAGAAATTTAGACAGTATTAGTTTTGCTGATTGGTTTCGTAAACACGGGGGTAATCAAGGCAGTTTGGATAAAATGTGGAATCCCATCGCCTATGCTTTAGGATTTATCGATACAGAAAATATTTCTGCCCGTTGTATGTTAACCATTTTCCAATTTTTTGCGGCAAAAACTGAGGCTTCTGTATTAAGAATGTTAGAAGGTTCACCCCACGAATATTTACATAAACCCATTATTAACTATTTGGAATCGAGGGGCGTAAAAATTCATACCCGTCGTCGTGTTAGAGAAATTTTATATCAAGAAGGAGATGATACCACTGTCACAGGTTTATTAATTGCTAAAGGAGAAACCGAAGAAGTTATTATAGCAGATACTTACGTTTGTGCTTGTGATGTACCGGGTATTCAAAAATTAATTCCTGATGGTTGGCGTAAGTGGTCAGAGTTTGATAATATCTACAAGCTCACGGCTGTACCAGTAGCTACAGTACAACTAAGATTTGATGGTTGGGTAACAGAATTAAATGATCCTCAAAAACGCCGTCAATTAGAGAAAGCAGAGGGGATTGATAATTTACTCTATACTGCGGATGCTGATTTTTCTTGTTTTTCTGATTTAGCTTTATCTAGTCCTGCAGATTATTATCGAGAGGGACAAGGATCATTATTACAATTAGTTTTAACTCCCGGTGATCCTTTTATCAAAGAAAGCAATGAAAATATTGCTAATCATGTCTTAAAACAAGTTCATGAGTTATTTCCTTCTTCTCGTGAATTAAATATGACTTGGTATAGCGTGGTTAAGTTAGCTCAATCTCTCTACCGTGAAGCTCCGGGGATGGATGTTTATCGCCCTTCTCAGGCTACACCTATTTCTAATTTCTTCCTTGCAGGTAGTTATACTCAACAAGACTATATCGACAGTATGGAAGGAGCGACAATTTCTGGATTACAAGCGGCGAGAGCGATTCTTAAGAGTAATCAAAAAGTGGCCGCAATCTCATAA
- the leuD gene encoding 3-isopropylmalate dehydratase small subunit produces the protein MSERTVITGKGLPLVGNDIDTDRIIPARFLRCVTFDGLGEQVFADDRKALNGQHPFDLPQYQNAKILVVNGNFGCGSSREHAPQAIARWGIDAIIGESFAEIFFGNCLAMGIPCVTSSAENIKSIQNLLQENPDIQMTLDLESLKVKCGHYSSAIKIDSGARNMLVTGKWDTCSLLIKNISQIKNTAEKLPYLAW, from the coding sequence ATGAGTGAAAGAACTGTTATCACTGGAAAAGGTCTTCCTTTAGTTGGTAATGATATTGACACTGATCGCATTATTCCAGCCCGTTTTCTACGTTGCGTTACTTTTGATGGTTTAGGAGAGCAGGTTTTTGCCGATGATAGAAAGGCTTTAAATGGTCAACATCCCTTTGATTTACCTCAGTATCAAAATGCCAAGATATTAGTTGTCAATGGTAATTTTGGATGTGGCTCTAGTAGAGAACACGCACCACAAGCGATCGCACGTTGGGGCATTGATGCAATAATTGGTGAAAGTTTTGCCGAGATTTTTTTTGGTAATTGCTTAGCAATGGGCATTCCTTGTGTAACTTCTTCGGCAGAAAATATCAAAAGTATTCAGAATTTATTGCAAGAAAATCCAGACATTCAAATGACTTTGGATTTGGAAAGTTTAAAGGTTAAATGTGGTCACTATAGCAGTGCAATAAAAATTGATTCTGGTGCTAGAAATATGCTCGTTACTGGAAAATGGGATACTTGCAGTTTATTAATTAAAAATATTAGCCAAATCAAAAATACTGCGGAAAAATTACCTTATTTAGCGTGGTAA
- a CDS encoding transporter cation-chloride cotransporter (CCC) family has protein sequence MNTNQQKTSGLGTFGGVYTPSILTILGVIMYLRFGWVVGNVGLFGTFIIVTLSNLITFLTALSVCAIATDRVVRAGGAYYMISRSLGIETGGAVGIPLYFAQALSVALYTLGFAESVVQIFPSLEAYEVYIALAVTIGVGILALTSAQIAIKAQYFIMAAIALSLISFFLGHPVEQTHVELWRTTDVSFWQVFAVFFPAVTGIMAGVNMSGDLKDPTKALPIGTLAAVGTGYVIYMVIPLFLGLRADAQTLVDEPFIMARMSFWGGAIALGVWGATLSSAIGSILGAPRVLQALARDGILPNQLNFLGQGNGRNDEPRVGTAVTLGVAIAAVCLGDLNLIAPVLTMFFLTTYLVLNASAGIESFLQSPSFRPTFKVNWFLSFLGAVGCLAVMFLINAIATIVAGIIVSGIFIYLQRQELKVTWGDSRRGMWMAFLRTGIYQLDQLTDPKNWRPHIIVFSASPHKSWSLIELADSFNHKGLLTVASIVPERREYESKKNLESTIKDYLSKNNVQALVKIIRSNQNYAVIPQVVETYGIGALIPNTVLLGNSNASFNQDWESHKQYCQTIAQLHQLKRNIIILKENSDRQSRTFGEHKFGNYQRIDIWWSGIQANGSFMLLLAYLLKNDWQWRKANIFVKLVIKNPHASETTQSNLSNLIEKLNIDVIPQVIVSEETSFEKILHQYSDKADLIFLGLAEPQEDFDQYYYQWQQKTKNLPSVVFMMAANDFPFEEVLQKD, from the coding sequence ATGAATACTAACCAGCAAAAAACATCGGGTTTAGGCACTTTTGGCGGTGTTTATACCCCCTCTATTCTCACTATTCTGGGGGTAATCATGTATCTGCGTTTTGGTTGGGTAGTGGGAAATGTTGGTTTATTCGGTACTTTTATTATTGTCACTCTTTCTAATCTCATCACCTTTCTAACCGCTTTATCTGTATGTGCGATCGCAACTGACCGAGTAGTTAGGGCAGGAGGGGCATATTATATGATAAGTCGTTCTTTAGGCATAGAAACAGGGGGAGCAGTGGGTATTCCTTTATATTTTGCTCAAGCCTTATCCGTTGCCCTTTATACCCTCGGTTTTGCTGAAAGTGTGGTGCAAATTTTTCCTAGTTTGGAAGCCTATGAAGTTTATATTGCCTTAGCGGTGACGATTGGGGTGGGAATTTTAGCTTTAACCAGTGCCCAAATTGCCATTAAAGCCCAATATTTTATTATGGCGGCCATTGCACTTTCTTTAATTTCTTTCTTTTTAGGGCATCCAGTGGAACAAACCCACGTTGAGTTATGGAGAACCACAGATGTTTCTTTTTGGCAAGTATTTGCCGTCTTTTTTCCCGCCGTTACGGGTATCATGGCGGGGGTTAATATGTCTGGAGATTTAAAAGACCCCACAAAAGCCTTACCCATTGGTACTTTAGCCGCCGTTGGGACTGGTTATGTTATTTATATGGTTATTCCCTTATTTCTCGGTTTACGGGCTGATGCTCAAACCCTTGTAGATGAACCATTTATCATGGCTAGAATGTCTTTTTGGGGAGGTGCGATCGCTCTTGGAGTATGGGGTGCAACCCTTAGTAGTGCTATAGGTAGTATTTTAGGAGCACCCAGAGTTTTACAGGCATTAGCAAGGGATGGAATTTTGCCCAATCAACTCAATTTTTTAGGGCAGGGAAACGGTAGAAATGACGAACCTCGTGTCGGTACAGCAGTAACTTTAGGGGTTGCCATTGCGGCAGTCTGTTTAGGGGATTTAAACTTAATTGCCCCGGTATTGACAATGTTTTTCTTGACTACTTATCTAGTTTTAAATGCTTCGGCGGGAATTGAAAGTTTTTTACAATCTCCTTCTTTTCGTCCTACTTTTAAAGTAAATTGGTTTCTTTCTTTTTTGGGGGCAGTGGGATGTTTAGCCGTAATGTTTTTGATCAATGCGATCGCAACTATTGTGGCAGGTATAATTGTTTCAGGAATTTTTATCTATTTACAAAGACAAGAATTAAAAGTAACTTGGGGAGATAGTCGGCGAGGAATGTGGATGGCATTTTTACGCACGGGTATCTATCAATTAGACCAATTAACCGATCCCAAAAATTGGCGCCCTCATATTATTGTCTTTTCCGCTTCCCCTCATAAAAGTTGGTCATTGATTGAATTAGCAGATAGTTTTAACCACAAAGGATTATTGACTGTAGCCAGTATTGTACCCGAAAGGAGAGAATACGAAAGCAAAAAAAATCTCGAAAGTACCATCAAAGACTATCTCAGTAAAAATAATGTCCAAGCCTTAGTCAAAATAATTCGCTCCAATCAAAATTACGCCGTTATTCCGCAAGTGGTAGAAACTTATGGTATTGGTGCATTAATTCCTAACACCGTTTTACTTGGCAATAGTAATGCTAGTTTTAATCAAGATTGGGAAAGCCATAAACAATATTGTCAAACCATCGCCCAACTACATCAACTCAAACGCAATATTATTATTCTAAAAGAAAATAGCGATCGACAAAGTCGTACTTTCGGTGAACACAAATTTGGCAACTATCAACGAATAGATATATGGTGGAGTGGTATTCAAGCTAATGGTAGTTTTATGTTACTCCTTGCCTATTTACTCAAAAACGATTGGCAATGGCGTAAAGCAAATATCTTTGTCAAACTGGTTATAAAAAATCCTCACGCCTCAGAAACGACTCAAAGCAATCTTAGTAATCTCATCGAAAAACTAAATATTGATGTTATTCCTCAAGTTATCGTCTCGGAAGAAACCTCTTTTGAAAAAATCTTGCACCAATATTCAGATAAGGCGGATTTAATCTTTTTAGGATTAGCTGAACCTCAAGAAGATTTTGATCAATATTATTATCAATGGCAACAAAAAACAAAAAATTTACCCAGCGTTGTCTTTATGATGGCGGCTAATGATTTTCCCTTTGAAGAAGTGTTGCAAAAAGACTAA
- a CDS encoding sensor histidine kinase, whose product MQPTLKPLVTLHLWEKKKLLILSVFIILIILEFKTPPAYVFGYLYTGAILLVNVFYGGKATFIATIVSVFLTLLNLYVHIGTVIELPTLANRLIATLSLIVTGWLSNSNRIYQQKIVEQQTKLQSQEELVRLRQDFASTLTHDLRTPLLGAFETIKAFQNKQFGEITPTQIKVLATMIRSHQSSLQLVNTLLDVYRNDLEGLNLKLYPLDLTVLVEEVANSLTSLASSNQVYLTFNYGDSDFRQSLWVNGDAFQLKRVLTNLLINAINHSRRGDRIEIILSSNTVKILDYGSGIKPDDFSFLFDRFYQSNSDRQAKGTGLGLYLCRQIIEAHGGKIWAENHSKGAIFGFTLPVYQG is encoded by the coding sequence ATGCAACCAACCTTAAAACCCTTGGTGACTTTACACCTTTGGGAGAAAAAAAAACTTTTGATTCTCTCTGTATTCATTATCCTTATCATCCTTGAATTTAAAACTCCTCCAGCTTATGTATTTGGCTATCTTTACACCGGTGCAATTTTATTAGTTAATGTGTTCTATGGTGGTAAAGCAACTTTCATCGCTACAATTGTTTCCGTATTCCTAACTCTCCTTAATTTGTATGTCCATATTGGTACTGTAATTGAATTACCAACTCTTGCCAATCGTTTAATTGCAACTCTCTCTTTAATCGTCACTGGTTGGTTAAGTAACAGTAATCGTATCTATCAACAAAAAATAGTTGAACAACAAACTAAATTACAATCTCAGGAAGAGTTAGTCAGATTAAGACAAGATTTTGCTTCTACCCTTACCCATGATTTGAGAACACCCTTACTAGGTGCGTTCGAAACTATAAAAGCCTTTCAAAATAAGCAATTTGGGGAAATTACACCTACTCAGATAAAGGTACTAGCCACGATGATTCGTTCTCATCAATCTAGCCTACAATTAGTCAATACTTTGTTAGACGTTTATCGCAATGACTTAGAAGGCTTAAATTTGAAGTTATACCCCTTAGATTTAACGGTTTTAGTGGAAGAAGTAGCGAACAGTTTGACTTCCTTAGCTTCATCAAATCAGGTTTATCTTACCTTCAACTATGGTGATTCGGATTTTCGTCAATCTTTATGGGTTAATGGGGATGCTTTTCAGTTAAAGCGAGTCTTAACAAATTTGCTTATCAATGCTATCAATCATTCTCGTCGAGGCGATCGCATCGAGATTATTTTATCCTCAAACACTGTTAAAATATTAGACTATGGTTCAGGTATTAAACCAGATGACTTCTCTTTTTTATTCGATCGATTTTACCAGTCTAACAGCGATCGACAAGCAAAGGGTACTGGTTTAGGTTTATATCTCTGTCGTCAAATTATTGAGGCTCATGGTGGTAAAATTTGGGCAGAGAATCACTCTAAAGGTGCTATTTTTGGTTTTACTCTTCCCGTTTATCAGGGTTGA